A segment of the Pseudomonas versuta genome:
AAGCCCAACGAAGCAACGATCCACACCACCACCGCCAGCACCGAGCCTGGGGTGATGAAACGGAATTTTTGCTCCACATCCGGCATCACGTAATACATCACCGCCACCGCCACCATCATCAGCAATACGATCACGGGCCAACGCAGGATGGTCCATAGCGTCACAACGAAATCTTCGAGCCCCACCTGCCCTGCCAGCCAGCTCATGACCTGCGGCCCGAGTACCATCAACGCGGCAGCCGCCAGTAGCATGCCGGCAATACCGATGGTGTAAAAAATCGACAGCGGAAAGCGCTTCCAGATCGGCCGGCCTTCGACTACATCGTAGGCAGCATTCATCGCGCTCATCATTAGCCGTACACCGGCCGAAGCGGTCCACAAGGCAATGACGATACCCACCGACAGCAATCCGCCCTTGGACTGCTGCAACTGATCAATGACCGGGTTGACCTGCTCCAGCGCCTGGGGCGGCAGTACCAGTTCGGATTGCAGTCGCAACCAGGTGAAAAAGTCGGGCAGATGCAGGAAGCCGATCAAGGCAATCAAAAACAGAATGAAGGGAAATAACGAAAACAGCATTTGATAGGCCAGCGCCGAGGCGTAGGTCGACATTTCGTCGTCGATAAACTCCTTTACCGTACGGATCAGGACTTTGCCTATCGGCAGGCCATTCAAGACCGGGAAAAACATAGCGTCTCCTTTCGCCGCTTGGAAATTGAGTTCTACAAGCCAGCCAACAGCTTAAGGTAGGGGTTGTACCTCAAATGTAGCCGCGTTGGCGACTTTGGAAACACTTATGCAAAAACGGCCATCACCAGGATGGCCGTTCATTTCGCAACAGGCGCCCGACGCGCCTCATGCAATTAGCCTGTCAGGCCTTGTCTACGGTTTTCTTGACCGTATCTTTCACTTTGCCTACAGCCTGCTGGCCTTCGCCTTTGAGCTCTTGAGCCTTACCTTCAGTACGTAGCTTGTCATTGTCGGTCGCTTTACCGACTGCTTGTTTGACATTACCTACCGCTTCGTTCGCTTTGCCTTTGATCTTATCGCCAGTGCTGCTCATGGGATTTCTCCTGATGAAATTTCGGATGTCATTACATCGACAAAATCATTGACTCGTCCGCCACCAAGAGAGTTTCATTTATTTTCAGGCCATCATTTCGTCGTTCCGCGCAGGTTGAGCTTTATGTTTGCCGCCTAACCCCGAGAATGCGCAACGTATTCAGGCTATGGCGCTGAAGATCAGCAATTGTAGGAAGGTTATGAAACTCGATAAAAAGCTGGCCATTGCCCGCAGAAACCAGGAACTCGGCGGCGCGGTGCTTGGCGTCAACAACTGCCATTTCGCCACACTGAACACCAACAAGAACATCTGGTGGTTCGATATCCCTCTGGCTCGACTGGCCGTCGGCCAGTACGAATGGGTGCATCTGCTGCTGCACACCCCAAGTACCGATGAACTGCTGCACTTGAAAGTAACGACTGCATTCCTGCGTGAGAAACGCGAAGGTATGGTGGTACGCGCGACGCACAAGCGTACGCCAACCATGAGCCTTGAGCTGAGCGCGGACAAAGACTCCTTCCTGCAAGATGTGCGTCCGACAGGCACAGGCGTCAATTTCTCGCAGTTTCTACAGAAATAACCACTCAAACCCTGCAGGAGCGCTCTTGCTCGCAATGAAATCGATGCAGTGGATCAGACACTGCGCGGCCTGAATCGCGAGCACCCTCCTGCAGAGTGGCGGACACCAGCTAAAACAACAAAGCCCCGCAATGAGGGGCTTTGTTGTTTGCGGAGCAACTTACTTTTTAAGGCCCAGCTTCTTCATTTCTTCGTCACGCAACTCACGGCGCAGGATTTTGCCTACGTTAGTGGTCGGCAAACTGTCACGGAACTCGACGATTTTCGGCGCTTTATAAGCGGTCAGGTTAGCGCGCATATGCGCCATCACCTGCTCTTTGGTCAGGGTCATGCCCGGCTTGACCACGATAAACACCTTGATCAGCTCGCCGGTTTTTTCATCTGGAATACCAATCGCCGCTGATTGAAGCACCTCAGGCAGGGAGGCCATTACATCTTCCAGCTCGTTCGGGTACACGTTGAAGCCAGAGACCAGAATCATGTCTTTCTTGCGATCAACAATACGCATATAGCCATCAGGTTGAATAACCGCGATATCACCGGACTTCAACCAGCCATCGCTGTCCATGATCTCGGCGGTGGCATCAGGACGCTCCCAATACCCTTTCATGACCTGCGGGCCTTTGATGCACAGCTCGCCGACTTCACCCAGCGGCAGCTCTTCACCCGCATCGTTGATGACTTTGCACAGGGTCGAAGGCATCGGAATGCCAATAGTACCGATCTGAATGTTTTGAATCGGGTTGACCGAGGCCACCGGGCTGGTCTCAGTCATGCCGTAACCTTCACAGATCGCACAACCGGTTACAGTCTTCCAGCGCTCGGCCACAGAGAGTTGCAAAGCCATTCCGCCCGACAACGTTACTTTCAGCGACGAGAAGTCCAGCTTGCGGAAACCCTCGTTGTTGCACAGCGCAATAAACAGGGTGTTAAGGCCCACGAAGCCGGTGAACTTCCACTTCGACAGTTCTTTAACCATCGCAGGCAGGTCGCGCGGGTTGCTGATCAATACATTGTGATTGCCCAGCAGCATCATCGCCATGCAATGAAAGGTGAACGCGTAGATGTGGTAAAGCGGCAATGGCGTAATCAGGATTTCACAACCTTCATTAAGGTTGGAGCCCATCAGCGCCTTGCACTGCAACATGTTGGCGATCAGGTTGCGATGGGTCAGCATTGCCCCCTTCGCCACCCCGGTGGTACCGCCAGTGTATTGCAGTACAGCGACGTCACTGCTGGCCGGGTGGGCCTCGTTCACTGGCTGGCCGTGCCCCTTGCTCAGCACATCATTGAACTTGATGGCCTTGGGCAAGTGATAGGCCGGGACCATTTTTTTCACGTATTTGATAACACTGTTGATCAATACGCGCTTGAAGGGCGATAGCAAGTCAGCCACTTCAGTGACAATCACATGCTTGATCGAAGTCTGCGGCACGACCTTTTCGGCCAGGTGCGCCATGTTCGCCAGGCATACCAGGGCCTTGGCGCCGGAGTCATTAAACTGGTGTTCCATTTCCCGCGCGGTATACAGCGGGTTGGTGTTGACCACGATCAAGCCGGCGCGGATGGCTCCGAACACAGCGATCGGGTATTGCAGCAAGTTGGGCAACTGCACGGCGATCCGGTCGCCGGGTTGCAGATCGGTGTGCTGCTGCAGGTAGGCAGCAAAAGCACCAGACTGCTCGTAAAGCTCACCGTAAGTGATGGTTTTACCGAGGTTGCTAAAGGCTGGTTTATCAGCAAAACGCTGGCAAGATTGGCGCAACACCGTCTGAATATTAGGGTATTCGTCCGGGTTGATTTCAGCAGCAATCCCAGCTGGGTACTTATCCTTCCAAAAGCCGTCAATCATGGAAGCCCGCTCCTCAGCGTTGCGAATTCTTCACCGCATTTTATGCGGTTATTATTTGTTTGATTTTGTAATGGATAATTCTGGCTTTTTACTTATCGAGAAGTCACAAAGCGCGCCGAGAGTAGCAGCTTTGCCAGAGGCCGCCTAGAGCCAAAAATGCCCCCCAGAGTCACAAACCTGACTGTAGGACAATCCAAAGTCATCATTAGTACAAAAACTCTATTGCCGCCAAAACCTCTCTATCCCGGGCATTACAGCCAACCTTGCAGGGATTTCAATCAAACACTGCACCTTGTTATAGACGAATAAAAACGCCCGCTTGCTCAAAGCAAACGGGCGTTTGTCGCCAGGCTGAACGAATCAGGCGTTATCACGTAACTCTCGGCGCAGGATTTTACCCACGGCGGTCATGGGCAAAGCATCACGAAAGACGATCTGTTTGGGCACTTTATAAGCGGTGAAGTTCTCTTTGCAGTACGCCTGAAGTTCTTCAACACTAACCCCGCCTGCGCGCGCGACCACAAACAGTTTGACCGCCTCCCCGGTGCGCTCGTCAGGTACGCCAATCACCGCGCAACTCGCCACCTTCGGGTGGGCCATCACGATGTCTTCGATTTCATTGGGGTACACATTGAAGCCTGAAACGATAATCAGGTCTTTTTTGCGATCGACAATGCGCACAAATCCGTCGGGATCAATCACCGCAATATCCCCCGTCCTGAACCACCCCTCAGCGTCCAGCACTTCAGCGGTTGCCTGCGGATTTTGCCAGTAGCCCTTCATGACCTGCGGGCCTTTGACACATAGCTCGCCGCTTTCACCCAAGCCCAGGTCGCTGCCGTCATCGCCGACTACTTTCATCGCCGTGCCCGGAACAGGCATGCCCACGGTCCCCAGCCTTGCCAGAGAACCGCACGGGTTGGCGCTGGCCACAGGCGAAGTTTCAGTCAGACCGTAGCCCTCTACGATCCGGCACCCCGTGAGTTTTTCCCAACGCTCAGCCGTAGCCCTGACCAGTGCGGTGCCGCCCGAATTGGTGATTTTAAGTCCCGAGAAATCCACACTCTTGAAGTCCGGGTGGTCCATGAGCGCGACAAACAGGGTATTGAGCCCCAGAAAAGCAGTGAATCGCCAGTTCTTCAACTCCTTGATGAAACCTTTGATATCACGCGGGTTGGTGATCAGGATGTTGTGGTTACCAGTGACCATCATCCCCATGCAATTGGCCGTGAATGCATAGATATGGTACAGCGGCAAAGGCGCCACCATGATCTCGCGGCCGTCTCTGAGGAAGGGTTGACCATCTTCGTCCAGTTGGGAAAGGCAAGCGCGGAGCTGCTGCATGTTGGCGACCAGATTGCCATGACTGAGCATTGCCCCTTTGGGCAGCCCCGTCGTGCCTCCGGTGTATTGAATGACGGCGGTATCATCCAGTGTCACCGGTACCGGGTGGATAACCTGACCAGCTCCACGGTGCAACACACTTTTAAACCCAATGGCCTGGGGTAGTTGATAGGCCGGCACCAGCTTTTTGACCTTGTCGACCACCAGGTTGGTGACCCAGCCTTTGGCTGCCGGCATCATGTCGCCCATTTTGGCTTCAATCAGGTAATCGATTTCGGTATCTGCCAGCACTTCCTGCACGCGTTTGCCAAACATATTCAAATACACCAGTGCCCTGATTCCGGCACTTTTGAACTGATGGCGCATCTCGCGCGAGGTGTACAGGGGGTTGGTATTGACCACTATCAGGCCTGCACGCAACGCACCAAATACCGCGATCGGGTATTGCAGGACATTGGGCATTTGTACGGCAATGCGGTCGCCGGGCTTGAGGTCTGTGCAGTTTTGCAGATAACCGGCGAACGCTGCGCTGTAGCGCTCCAGTTCGGCATAAGTGATGGTCACACCCAAATTGCTGAAGGCCGGGCGATCTGCAAATTTCTTGCAGGAGCGTTCAAACACATCTACGACCGATCTGAAGGCCGTCATATCAATATCCAGTGGTACACCGGCAGGACGTTTGTCGTTCCAGAAATCAGGTTGCATTATTTTTATCCTCGTACCTGAGTGTGTCTGGCCGCTTCTCTGGGCGTTGAAAAGCGGAGCTAACGGACGTTAACAGTTATCAAGTTGTAGGCAAATACAGCGATATTCGCCATTTACATCTTGAATCTTATTACTGCGGCATAGCGGGTTAAGTGGCTTGACTGCGAATGCGCTATACACTGCTCCTACTCCGTGTAAAGGAATGGCCATGATTCATGAGACTTTCTGGCTGGACGCGAATGACCGCAGCGGCCTGTTCGTTAACCAGTGGCTGCCTGCCGGCACCCCCAAGGCCATTGTGTTGCTTGCCCATGGCATGGCCGAACACAGCGCCAGATATGCGCGCCTGGGCCAGGTTCTGTGTGATGCCGGCTTTGGCCTTTATGCCCATGACCAGCGCGGCCACGGCAAGACAGGTGAACGTGGAACATTGGGCTACTTCGCTGACGAAGAGGGCTGGTGCGCAGTAGTCAGTGATGTCGCCAGTCTTAATCAGCACATTGGCCAGGCCCATCCAGGGCTACCGACTTTTCTGCTCGGCCACAGCATGGGCAGTTATATCGCCCAGGCTTATTTGCTGCACCACAGCAAGAGTTTGCAGGGTGCGATTCTGAGCGCCTCCAACTTCCAGCCTGTCGCCTTGTATCGCAGCGCCAGCCTGATAGCCCGGATGGAACGTTGGCGCCAGGGTCCAAAAGGGCGCAGTGCGCTGATCGAATGGCTGTCTTTTGGCTCGTTCAATAAAGCGTTCAAACCCAATCGCACCCAATATGACTGGTTAAGCCGTGATCCGGCCGAAGTCGACGCCTACGCCAGCGACCCTTTGTGCGGGTTCCGTTGCACCAACCAACTGTGGATTGACCTGCTGGGCGGCTTGCAGCAAATCAGCAAAGCGTCCAACCTCGCTCAGATAGATCCTGCCCTGCCATTGCTGGTGATGGGTGGCGCCTGTGATCCGGTGAGTGAAGGCAAGCGCCTTGAGGACCTGGCCCGGGCGTTGCGCAAAGCAGGCAGTCTGCATTTGCAACTCAATATCTACCCGCAGGCTCGGCATGAACTGTTCAATGAAACAAACCGTGACCAAGTGATGGCAGACGTTGTCGAATGGCTGAACCAGGCATTGCTTCACGCTCGTCCGCCACACAGCGAATAGCTCGACCATCTAAAAAATACTTTAAAATCAAAAACTTGAAATTAAACACTCGTCACAGGACATGCGCTAGATGACTCAGGTTACCAACACCCCGTACGAAGCCCTCGAAGTCGGTCAGACTGCCAGCTACAGCAAAACCGTCGAAGAGCGTGATATTCAGCTTTTTGCGGCCATGTCTGGTGACCATAACCCGGTGCACCTCGATCCGGAATTTGCCGCTGCGACCATGTTCAAAGAGCGCATTGCCCACGGCATGTTCAGTGGCGCGCTGATCAGCGCAGCCGTGGCATGCGAGCTGCCTGGCCCGGGCACTATTTATGTCGGCCAGCAGATGAGCTTCCAGAAACCGGTAAAAATTGGCGACACCCTCACCGTGCGTCTGGAAATTCTCGAGAAAATGCCGAAATTCCGCGTCCGTATCGCGACCCGCGTTTTCAATCAACGCGATGAAATCGTGGTCGACGGTGAAGCCGAAATCATTGCCCCGCGCAAGCAGCAAACCGTGACACTGCCGGTGTTGCCGGCGATCAGCATCGGCTGAATCGCAAACATAAAAAAACGCCGGCTAGCCGGCGTTTTTTTATGGGGTCACGCGGTATTCAGGATTGAGCACGAGCTCGGTTGCGCAGGGCTTTAACTTCATCGTGATTGCGCTGTACACCTTGAAGCTGGCGCACAACCAGATCACGAATGTGCAGCAGTTGGTGCTTGTCGATTTTTTCCAAGGCTTCTTTATAAGCCTTCAGCGCATGGTCTTCGCCGCGCTCGGCTTCATTAAGTACCGCCTCTTCGCCCTTGCCGGTAAAGATGGATTTCACATCGACCCAGCGACGATGCAAATCACCCGTCACACTGGTGCTGGTCTCCGGATCGCCACCCAGTGAGCGAACAGCACTCTGCAATTCAGCAGCGGCTGTACCGCAATCGGCAGCGCGCTGGACGAAAAAGGCCTTCAGATCCGGTTGCTTGATATCTTCAGCACAGGATTTGAATCCCTCCTGACCGTCTTTACTGGTTTCGATCAAATCGTTCAGGACAGAGATGGCTTCTTTATTAAGGTCAGTCATTGTTCAATTCCTTACAAGGTTGAGGATCGTGCAATAGGTATTGCAGAGCTCGTGCCAGTTACAGAATTTAACAAATCACATATATATCAATGACTTATAAAATACAGCTATTTCTGTATCCGGTTTATTTGCATGATCTGTCAATTGGCCTGCATGCAAAATGCCTGTATTTTTCATCCCGTTGATCCACGTGCCCGAAGGCTGTTGCATGAACCCCGAAAAACTCGAACTGCTGGTGACTCGCGAAATGCCATTCGGCAAATACAAAGGCCGAATCATCGCCGACCTCCCGGGCCAGTACCTGAACTGGTTTGCCCGCGAAGGCTTTCCACACGGCGAATTGGGCGGCCTTCTGGCCCTGATGCAAGAAATCGATCACAACGGTTTGTCAGACCTGCTCGACCCGTTGCGCGCCAAACACGGAAAACCCAAACCTCGCCACTGATAGAGTTGCCTTATGCCAAGGATTGAAGAGAACGCCCGCGATGAAAACTTCTGGCACGCTATCGCCGAGCGCTATGACATGGCACCCGGCCCGGTCAATCTGGAAAACGGCTACTTCGGGCGTATGACCCGGGGAGTTGCCCAGGACTACCAGCGCAATATCGACTTTATCAACCGCAACAACTCGGTGCATGTACGCCAGCAATTCGATGGTCCGCAGAACATCGAAATCCGTAATCAGCTGGCCGGGATGCTCGGAGTTGCACACGCCAGTATCGCCCTCACCCGTTGCGCTTCGGACGCACTGCAATCGCTGATTGGCAACTACAAGAACTTGCAGCCAGGCGATCAGTTACTGATCAGTGACCTGGAGTACCCCAGCGTCGAATCCGCCATGCGCTGGGTGGCACAGCATCGTGGCCTTGAGATCATCGAAATAGTCCATCAGCACCCCGCGACCCATGACGCCCTGGTGGCCAGCTATCGCGAGGCATTTGAACGTCATCCGCGGATCAAACTGATGGCGCTGACCCACGTCACCCACCGTACCGGCCTGGTTTTGCCGGTGCAGGCGATTGTCGAAGCGGCCAATGCTCACGGGGTGGACGTGGTACTGGACGGCGCCCATGCGCTCGGCCAGATCGAGTTTGACCTGCCGGCGCTGGGCGTGGCCTTTGCCGGCTACAACCTGCATAAATGGGTTGGCGGGCCTCTGACTCTGGGCTTTATGTACATCGACCCGCGGCGCCTCGCAGACATTGCCCCGGACATGGGCAGCCAGCGCTACCCTGAGCCTGACATCCGCACCCGTGCGCCCTACGGCACGGTCAATATTGCGGCATGGCTGACGCTGCCCAAGGTGCTGCAAGAGCACAAGGCATTGGGTGGCGCCAGGGCCAAAGGCGAGCGCCTGAACTACCTGCGAGAGCTATGGGTGAGTGAAGCGCGAAAAATGCCGGGAGTCGAAGTACTCACGCCTGACGATCCGCGTTTGCAGTGCGCCATTTCAGCGCTGCGCTTTACCGGGCTGGAGGATCAAAAGCCGATGGCAGACCGCCTGCTTGAGGACTACAACCTGTTCACCGTAGTGCGCGACGGTTCAGCCTGCGGCAGTTGTATCCGTATCACCGTGGGCTTGAGCACCTCACTGGATGACATCAACCGGTTGATCAGGGCATTGCGCGAGCTTTCCTGCAACCCACTGTAGGAGCGAGCTTGCCTCGCGATCTTTTAAAAGCTGGCGAGCAACCCCGCTCCTGCAGTGGGTGCCGGCACCAACAAATTGCGGGCAAAAAAAAGGTGCGCCGACCAAGCGCACCAAAAACCGTAGAACACACAACAAATTCTTTACAGGCTTGAGTCCAGCAGGGCCAGGGCCTCGGCCGTGCATTCCTGGATCCGGGCCCAGTCGCCGTTCTTGATCCACTCGCTGTCGAGCATCCAGCTACCGCCAACACACATGACGTTTTTCAATGCCATATAGTTGCGAATATTCGCCGGGCTAACACCACCGGTCGGGCAGAACTTCACTTCACCGAAGGGGCCGCCCAGCGCCTTGATCGCCGCCACACCGCCGCTGACTTCAGCCGGGAACAGCTTGAATCGACGGTAACCCAGCCCGTAGCCTTCCATAATTCCGGACGCATTGCTGATACCCGGCAGCAGCGGGATATCGCTGGCCACGCTGGCTTCGAGCAAGTCACGGGTAATGCCCGGAGTGACAATAAACTGCGAACCGGCCTCTTCGGCAGCCGCCAGCATGTGCCGGTCCAGCACGGTGCCCGCACCCGTCACCAACTCGGGCCGTTGCTCGCGCAGAACACGAATGGCCTTGAGCCCGAACTGTGAACGCAGGGTCACTTCAAGTGCCGTCAGACCGCCCGCTGCCAGCGCATCGGCCAGCGGCAAAATGTCTTGCTCACGAGCGATGGTGATCACCGGCAGAATTCGCGCCGAGGCACACAGTTCATCGATCAGGGCGACTTTATCCGCCATCGAAACGTGGGAAGTTTTTATTGTCATGGCAGCTGATCCTTGGCTCATGGGCACCAGTAAATCTCTAACGTAGGTTGCAGAAAGGCACGAATCGGCAAGGCGGCAATATCAGTGCCCGCCAGCGCTTCGTTGAGGGTATTCAATTTGGCCTGCCCTTGAATCGACAGCACCGTGTTCCTGGCGCTCGCCAGCAGGCTGCGGCTCATGCTCAAGCGTTGATGAGGCACGGTCGGTGCCAGCATCGGCCAGCAACGGCGCTCGCCATCCGCTTTCAAGGCTTCAAGCAGATTCGGGCTGTTGGGGAACAGCGATGCGGTATGCCCGTCATCACCCATCCCCAGGATCAGCACATCAATCGGCGGCAACTCGGCCAATGCCCGGTCGGCTTGCTCTGCCGCAGCGTCCAGATTGGCTGCAACGTTATACAAGCCGACAAAGCGCGCCTTGGCGCCAGGCCCTTGCAGCAGATGCTTTTTCAGCAGGCCGGCATTGCTGTCGGCGTGTTCGACCGGCACCCAGCGTTCATCAGCAAGGCTGACCACCACTTTGGACCAATCGACCGGTTGCTTGATCAGGCTCTGAAAAAACGCTACCGGACTACGACCGCCCGATACCACCAGGGTGGCAACCCCTTGTGCACCAATGGCTGCATTCAATTGCCCTGCCACTTTTTTTGCCAGTTCCTCGGCCAGAATCGCCGGGTTCTTGAAGGTGTGCGCGTTGACCCCTTCAGGCAGTTTCAAATCAGATATCGCCATACCAAGACCTCCCGTCCCGCGTAATCAATGCTATGGAACTCATCGGTCCCCAGGAGCCCGCCGCGTAGGGCTTGGGCGCATCACCAGACTTTTTCCAGCCGGCGATCAACTGGTCACACCACTTCCATGCCGCTTCAATTTCGTCCTTGCGCACAAACAGGTTCTGATTGCCGCGCATCACTTCGAGCAATAAACGCTCGTAGGCATCCGGAATCCGCGCACTGCGGTACGTGTCGGAAAAATTCAATTGCAGTGGGCCGCTACGCAGTTGCATGCCTTTATCCAGGCCCTGCTCTTTGGTCATCACCCGCAAGGAGATACCTTCGTCCGGCTGCAGGCGAATAATCAGCTTGTTGCCGATTTGCAGGCGCTGCTCCGGGGCGAAGATGTAGTGCGACGGCTCCTTGAAGTGGATAACGATCTGCGACAGTTTTTGCGGCATGCGTTTGCCAGTACGCAGATAAAACGGCACACCCGCCCAACGCCAGTTGCGAATATCGGCACGCAGGGCAACAAAGGTTTCGGTATCGCTCTGGGTATTGGAGTTTTCTTCCTCCAGATAACCCGGGACCGACTGCCCTTCGCTGTGACCGGCGATGTATTGGCCACGTACCACCTGGGTGGTCAGGCCCTCAGCGCTGATCGGGGCCAGCGCCTTGAGAACTTTTACTTTCTCGTCACGAATGCTGTCTGCCGACAAGTCCGCAGGCGGATCCATGGCAATCAGGCACAACAGCTGCAACAAGTGGTTCTGAATCATGTCGCGCAGTTGCCCGGCCTTGTCGAAATAGCCCCAGCGCCCCTCGATACCGACTTTCTCGGCCACGGTGATTTCAACGTGAGAGATGTAGCGCTGGTTCCACTGGGATTCGAACAGACTGTTGGCAAAGCGCAGGGCGATGAGGTTTTG
Coding sequences within it:
- the zwf gene encoding glucose-6-phosphate dehydrogenase produces the protein MPSITVEPCTFALFGALGDLALRKLFPALYQLDRAGLLHADTRILALAREPGDALTHLAHIDSQLRQYVGDKEIEDEALTRFLARLSYLHVDFLNTDDYLLLAEQAGTDQPLIAYFATPAAVYGAICENLSRVGLAENTRVVLEKPIGSDLDSSRKVNDAVAQFFPETRIYRIDHYLGKETVQNLIALRFANSLFESQWNQRYISHVEITVAEKVGIEGRWGYFDKAGQLRDMIQNHLLQLLCLIAMDPPADLSADSIRDEKVKVLKALAPISAEGLTTQVVRGQYIAGHSEGQSVPGYLEEENSNTQSDTETFVALRADIRNWRWAGVPFYLRTGKRMPQKLSQIVIHFKEPSHYIFAPEQRLQIGNKLIIRLQPDEGISLRVMTKEQGLDKGMQLRSGPLQLNFSDTYRSARIPDAYERLLLEVMRGNQNLFVRKDEIEAAWKWCDQLIAGWKKSGDAPKPYAAGSWGPMSSIALITRDGRSWYGDI